The Candidatus Dormiibacterota bacterium genome segment TTACCCGACGAGATTGGGTTCTAGCGGCGTGCGCTCTTCTTCTTTGCGGGCGCCTTTTTTGCAGTGGCTTTCTTGGCCGGGGCAGCGGCCTTTTTGACACCGCCGACGGCTTCTTTAAGTGCCTTGCCGGCGACGAATGCGGGGACCTTACGAGCGGCGATCTTAATCTTCGCGCCCGTCTTGGGATTGCGGCCTTCGCGAGCCTTGCGATGACGCACCACAAAGCTGCCAAATGGGGTTAGTGCGACGCGGTCGCCCTTCTGCAGCGCGGTCTTGATCTCGTCGATGATTAAATCGACGATCTCGCCTGCCTGGCGCTTCGAAAGTTCTGCCTCGTTAGCGACGGCATCAATCAGATCTGCTTTCGTCAAAACTCCAAATCTCCTAATAAAAGCGGCACACGTGTGAGGGTCCCTGGTGGTTGGGCCGCCTGGGAAGGGGATATACGCAAGCCGTCTGCGTGCTCCTCCCGGTTTTTCTCGAAAAACCCTTATTTTCCAGGCGTTTGCGCCACAGCATGGAGCGCCAACACGTACGAGCGGGGGCCGAACCCGGATATGCTCCCGATGCAGGCGCTTGCCGTCACGCTGATGCGGCGATGCGCTTCGCGCGAGGCGATATTGGAAAGATGCACTTCGATAACGGGCACCGGAATCGAGGCGATCGCATCGGCGATCGCATAGGAGTAGTGAGAGTAGGCGCCCGGGTTCATCACGACGGCATCGTAATCGCTTCGCGCTGCATGCAACGCATCGATAATCGCTCCCTCGCTATTATGTTGTGCGAAATCGACATCGATGCGTAATTCGCGCGCCGCGGTTCGAATGAGTTCGTTGATATCGGTCAGCGTTTGCGCACCGTAAATCTCCGGTTGCCGTTCGCCTAACAGATTGAGGTTGGCGCCGTGCAAAATCAGGACTCGCATGCGGCCTTGTTCTGGAAGGAAATCCCGACGCCTTCGGCCCACTGCGTAGGATGCCCGATCTCATGATCAGCGCCTCGGCCCCGGCCGAGGGCATCGCTATCGTCGCCGCCATCACTACCGAGCTCGTACGAGAAGCGCGTTTACGGCACGATCTCTCGCCCACCGCTACGGCGGCGGTCGGCCGCCTGACGACCGGCACGATTCTCTTCGGGTCCTCGCTCAAGGGCCGCGAGCGGATAACGCTGCAGCTCAACGGCGACGGCCCGCTGGGGAGCGTGACCGCCGATTCTTGGCTCTTGGATGAGGGCACCGTAGGAGCGCGCGGATATGCCCGCAATCCGCTGGTCGATATACCGCTCAACGATCGCGGAAAATTCGATGTCGCCGGAGCCGTCGGTAAGGGTTCGCTGCAGGTAACCAAATCGTATG includes the following:
- the aroQ gene encoding type II 3-dehydroquinate dehydratase, which produces MRVLILHGANLNLLGERQPEIYGAQTLTDINELIRTAARELRIDVDFAQHNSEGAIIDALHAARSDYDAVVMNPGAYSHYSYAIADAIASIPVPVIEVHLSNIASREAHRRISVTASACIGSISGFGPRSYVLALHAVAQTPGK